The Microbulbifer sp. YPW1 genome contains a region encoding:
- a CDS encoding TonB family protein translates to MKSTNFVIALLLFATALTANAAPLLNGLALEQQFNKDRYIAAVYSERLSGDANALLDNNQPRSLQVRIIADRLSARRFRNQWMEGIAINNPGNVLTGQAENMVTFANMFKGRLMAGDQLRIDYAADTGTTSVSLNDIMLGMIEDREFFNTLLRAWIGPVPPSTDFRDDLMGSGQVNSGLLEKYEALQPGADRVAQITAMVDAQEAKEEAAAEPAPQKAEPKPAQVVAAPKPKPDLSADIPPPSLAAIGAPAIEKPASAPAKPAASAPVSQPKPLKPTTTRPATPMDEELDEEEEEAPLTADMILARQIYHSMLLRHTFKHINYPKRAQERGQEGSVRLNVTIDNKGNVKTVSTLQESRYSSLNREAVEAVERAGPYPATPAQLKIDEYNFTVPITFRLPD, encoded by the coding sequence ATGAAATCGACCAACTTCGTCATTGCCCTGCTGTTGTTCGCTACGGCCCTGACTGCAAATGCGGCTCCGCTGCTGAACGGTCTGGCTCTGGAACAACAATTCAATAAAGATCGCTATATTGCCGCCGTTTATTCCGAGCGTCTCTCTGGCGATGCAAACGCACTACTCGACAACAATCAGCCTCGCAGCCTGCAGGTGCGTATTATCGCTGATCGTCTGTCAGCTCGCCGCTTCCGCAACCAGTGGATGGAGGGCATCGCGATCAATAACCCCGGTAACGTGCTTACCGGCCAAGCCGAGAACATGGTGACCTTCGCCAACATGTTCAAAGGTCGCCTGATGGCCGGAGACCAGCTGCGTATCGACTATGCTGCGGACACCGGCACCACCTCTGTATCCCTCAATGACATCATGCTCGGCATGATCGAGGACCGCGAGTTTTTCAACACCCTGCTGCGCGCTTGGATTGGCCCGGTGCCGCCCTCCACGGATTTCCGTGACGACCTGATGGGCTCTGGCCAGGTAAATTCCGGCTTGCTGGAAAAGTATGAAGCCCTGCAGCCAGGTGCGGACCGCGTCGCCCAGATTACCGCCATGGTCGACGCGCAGGAAGCCAAAGAGGAGGCCGCTGCCGAGCCGGCTCCGCAGAAGGCGGAGCCCAAGCCCGCCCAGGTGGTTGCCGCACCCAAGCCGAAGCCGGACCTCTCCGCCGATATCCCGCCGCCCTCACTCGCCGCCATCGGTGCACCGGCTATCGAGAAGCCGGCTTCAGCCCCTGCCAAGCCTGCAGCTAGCGCACCGGTTTCTCAGCCTAAACCTCTGAAGCCCACCACCACGCGCCCGGCCACCCCGATGGATGAGGAGCTGGATGAGGAAGAAGAGGAAGCGCCTCTGACAGCGGATATGATCCTGGCTCGCCAGATTTACCATTCCATGCTGCTGCGTCACACCTTCAAGCACATCAATTATCCGAAGCGCGCCCAGGAGCGCGGCCAGGAAGGCAGCGTGCGCCTGAATGTGACCATCGACAACAAAGGCAATGTGAAAACAGTCAGCACGCTGCAGGAATCCCGCTATTCCAGCCTCAACCGCGAAGCGGTGGAAGCTGTTGAGCGTGCAGGCCCCTACCCGGCGACGCCTGCACAGCTGAAGATCGATGAGTATAACTTCACCGTCCCCATCACCTTCCGCCTTCCGGACTGA
- a CDS encoding cyclic nucleotide-binding domain-containing protein — MNYKPLSDYPRDAVDRLLNVIHLFRDIRATSDWQYDVLLKRSRLSTLAPGEALLHAGDVDQWVYFLLRGELHVHVDDAAAAAEERPLAVIRPGEVFGDLSMLLAEPRSATIVAAPSGQENQVLAVDCTLFGDLEDFSLLHLPTKLVFYRNMVHSLRWKLEVYRSKYPTHDLANSHRRLKLYTGPKNSKEELAALAGQARDLARILLDWNAEFGSGQLAAEESDMTDFLESILS, encoded by the coding sequence ATGAATTACAAGCCGCTTAGTGACTACCCACGAGATGCAGTGGATCGTCTCCTGAATGTCATTCATTTATTTCGTGATATTCGCGCCACCAGCGATTGGCAATACGACGTTTTGCTGAAACGTTCCCGCCTGTCTACATTGGCGCCGGGAGAGGCGTTGCTGCACGCGGGAGACGTGGATCAGTGGGTGTATTTTCTGCTGCGCGGAGAACTGCACGTGCATGTAGACGATGCCGCGGCGGCAGCGGAAGAGCGGCCACTGGCGGTGATTCGTCCGGGGGAGGTATTCGGGGATCTCTCCATGCTGCTGGCAGAGCCGCGCAGCGCCACCATTGTCGCGGCCCCGTCAGGGCAGGAAAATCAGGTGCTGGCGGTCGACTGCACCCTGTTTGGTGACCTGGAGGATTTCTCCCTGTTGCACCTGCCCACCAAGCTGGTGTTTTACCGCAATATGGTGCACTCCCTGCGCTGGAAACTGGAGGTGTACCGCTCCAAGTACCCGACGCACGATCTCGCCAACAGCCATCGCCGGCTCAAGCTGTACACCGGGCCCAAAAACAGCAAGGAAGAACTGGCAGCCCTGGCGGGACAGGCGCGCGACCTGGCGCGGATCCTGCTGGACTGGAACGCGGAATTCGGCAGTGGCCAGCTCGCTGCAGAAGAGTCCGATATGACGGACTTCCTCGAGTCTATCCTTTCCTGA
- a CDS encoding efflux RND transporter periplasmic adaptor subunit, with the protein MNFLLNLWRQRNYRFAAIVALLSVLWLLSGLVTGDGDSEMAARESGEKSTRPAEAMRVKARQLQAQPYMTRVVVNSRTEANRSVRLRAELDGVIAGLPVAEGQRVTRGDVICEIAAEDRPEQLARARATLRKAELDFAGAKKLQGRGLQSEAAMAQQEVALANARAELKRAQVDVQNLKIRAPFDGLVNSRAVELGDFIRRGEECATILDLNPMLVVGEVSESQVASLKPGSEASAQLQMGQVVKGRLRYVSQEAHPVTRAYRVEVAVANPDGALRSGISARMALPTGEVQAHRINASLLTLDDQGDLGVRTLDEEQRVRFANVHLISDENEGVWIAGLPSNATLITVGQEYVSEGEKVEVELEESAGDLPAPIAGAKEATDVDDASVEPVIESATDMAAERVQEPRP; encoded by the coding sequence ATGAATTTTCTGTTAAACCTCTGGCGGCAGCGCAACTACCGTTTTGCAGCCATCGTCGCCTTGTTGTCTGTGCTGTGGCTGCTGAGTGGCCTTGTGACAGGTGATGGGGATTCAGAAATGGCCGCCAGGGAGAGCGGGGAGAAAAGCACGCGGCCTGCCGAGGCCATGCGCGTCAAGGCGCGGCAGCTACAGGCGCAACCCTATATGACGCGGGTGGTAGTCAACAGTCGCACCGAGGCCAATCGCAGTGTGCGCCTGCGGGCGGAACTCGACGGAGTCATCGCAGGCTTGCCAGTGGCAGAGGGACAGCGGGTAACCCGGGGCGACGTAATCTGTGAAATTGCTGCGGAGGATCGACCTGAGCAATTGGCGCGCGCGCGCGCGACCCTGCGCAAGGCGGAACTCGACTTTGCCGGTGCCAAAAAACTACAGGGCCGCGGGCTGCAGTCGGAGGCCGCCATGGCCCAGCAGGAGGTGGCATTGGCCAATGCACGGGCGGAGCTGAAACGCGCTCAGGTAGATGTGCAAAATCTTAAAATCCGTGCGCCATTTGACGGTCTGGTAAACAGTCGTGCGGTGGAGCTGGGGGATTTCATCCGTCGCGGAGAAGAGTGCGCGACCATTCTCGACCTGAACCCGATGCTGGTAGTCGGCGAGGTCTCCGAGTCGCAGGTCGCAAGCTTGAAGCCGGGATCCGAGGCCAGTGCCCAGTTGCAAATGGGTCAGGTCGTTAAGGGGAGATTGCGCTATGTGAGCCAGGAGGCGCACCCGGTTACCCGCGCTTACCGGGTAGAGGTCGCCGTTGCCAATCCCGATGGTGCGCTGCGCAGTGGCATCAGTGCGCGAATGGCCCTGCCTACTGGCGAGGTACAGGCACACAGAATCAACGCCTCATTATTGACCCTCGATGATCAGGGGGATCTGGGGGTGCGGACCCTGGATGAGGAGCAGCGTGTGCGATTCGCGAATGTGCACCTGATCAGCGATGAAAACGAGGGCGTGTGGATCGCCGGGCTGCCATCCAATGCCACCCTGATTACCGTGGGGCAGGAATATGTGAGCGAAGGTGAGAAGGTCGAGGTGGAGCTGGAAGAGTCCGCCGGTGACCTGCCCGCACCGATTGCCGGTGCAAAGGAGGCAACGGATGTGGACGATGCCTCAGTAGAGCCCGTAATTGAATCTGCGACGGATATGGCCGCAGAGCGTGTCCAGGAGCCCCGTCCATGA
- a CDS encoding efflux RND transporter permease subunit, with amino-acid sequence MKLLENAVDRFRSTISLMLLVVIVGIVARGAMTVESSPEVNPPIVIVQVMHEGISPEDGVRLLIRPMEQEIRAIEGVEEVMATAREGLVYLVIEFDSALDVDLAVDEVRNAVDRAKAELPRDAEEPIVEEASAQPFPTIVVTLAGDGISERELLRSAQLLKRKIENISEVLSADITGNREEVVEAIIDPVRLEHYQVTSGELINAVLGNNLLIPAGEMDVSKGRFSVKVPGLIESADDVYQIPLKQSEHGVVTLGQVTDIRRTFKDATTFTSVNGRPGIAINVEKRTGASSVDLADTVRAVVNAERDYLPRGAKVDFVFDQSQVARDMVSEMEGNILTAMLLVMIIVVAALGFRSGLLVGFGIPFSLLFGSIITWYLGYSFNFMVMFGMLLALGMLIDGCIVITEFADRKMAEGLSARVAYAIAVRRMFWPVVASTGTTLAAFLPIIFWPGVVGEFMRYLPVTVFSVLAGSLIYALFFAPVLGSVFGKSTMDINIQQELKQLENGNPTEMRGITGLYARMLDPVVRHPFASFGATVLVLIGIFIAFRTFNPGVEFFTETEEQYGNVEVRAQGNLSLEEKKVLVAQVESAVMQVPEVRVVYSSIGSGGISGNTEKSPDQIANLLVELQPSMERERKSREIFADIRQRTANFAGIKTSANPFEGGPPVGKDIVLELRSRDYDRLLAETWRLHRAMASEFGGLRDIVNTAPLPGIEWEVRVDRAKAALYGADLTGVGRAVQLVTNGVLMAEYRPDDSDEEVDIRIRYPDYARGITALDELKVNTPGGAVPVSSFVRTEAGPKVDKIERIDGITRMQLKADVEDGVLADDKVREIREWLTQHPVDDQVELLFRGADEDQNESLVFLLGAFLLSLFLMFILLVTQFNSFYQSALILSSVIMSTAGVMLGLTLTQSTFSVIMTGVGIVALAGIVVNNNIVLIDTYNYVRKAEPELGHGAAAVKAAAQRLRPVFLTTATTILGLLPLALGVSVDMVGRTVVVNGVIASFWVKLASAIVYGLSFSTLLTLIVTPVMLALPPALADIVRKVLSLRLREKSQA; translated from the coding sequence ATGAAGTTGCTGGAAAATGCGGTTGATCGATTCCGCAGTACCATCAGCCTGATGCTGTTGGTCGTGATCGTGGGGATCGTTGCCCGCGGCGCGATGACGGTGGAATCGAGCCCGGAAGTGAACCCCCCGATTGTGATTGTGCAGGTGATGCATGAGGGAATTTCACCAGAGGACGGGGTTCGCCTGCTGATTCGCCCGATGGAGCAGGAAATCCGGGCGATCGAGGGGGTTGAGGAAGTCATGGCCACTGCCCGCGAAGGGCTGGTGTACCTGGTGATCGAATTTGATTCAGCCCTGGATGTCGACCTGGCGGTAGATGAAGTGCGTAACGCTGTCGACCGTGCCAAGGCGGAATTACCGCGGGATGCGGAAGAGCCGATCGTCGAGGAGGCATCTGCGCAGCCTTTCCCGACGATCGTCGTGACCCTGGCAGGGGACGGCATCAGCGAACGCGAATTGCTGCGCAGTGCGCAGTTGCTCAAGCGCAAGATCGAAAATATCAGTGAAGTGCTGAGTGCGGATATCACCGGAAACCGGGAAGAAGTGGTGGAGGCCATCATCGACCCGGTGCGTCTGGAGCACTACCAGGTGACCAGCGGCGAACTGATCAACGCTGTGTTGGGTAATAACCTGCTGATTCCCGCAGGTGAAATGGATGTGAGCAAGGGGCGGTTTTCGGTCAAGGTACCGGGACTGATCGAATCTGCGGACGACGTGTACCAGATTCCGCTTAAACAGTCCGAGCACGGTGTGGTCACCTTGGGGCAGGTGACGGATATCCGTCGCACCTTCAAAGACGCCACTACCTTTACCAGCGTGAACGGTCGCCCCGGAATCGCCATCAATGTGGAAAAGCGTACCGGGGCGAGCTCCGTAGACCTTGCGGATACCGTGCGCGCGGTCGTGAATGCTGAGCGCGACTATCTGCCACGTGGGGCCAAGGTCGACTTTGTCTTTGATCAGTCGCAAGTCGCCCGGGATATGGTCAGTGAGATGGAGGGCAATATTCTCACCGCCATGTTGCTGGTGATGATCATCGTGGTTGCCGCACTCGGTTTCCGTTCCGGCCTGCTGGTGGGCTTTGGCATTCCCTTTTCACTGCTGTTCGGCTCGATCATCACCTGGTATCTGGGGTACTCGTTCAATTTTATGGTGATGTTCGGCATGCTGCTGGCGCTGGGCATGTTGATTGACGGCTGTATCGTGATTACCGAGTTCGCGGACCGCAAGATGGCCGAGGGGCTGTCTGCGCGGGTCGCCTACGCCATAGCGGTGCGGCGGATGTTCTGGCCGGTGGTGGCCTCTACTGGCACGACGCTGGCTGCATTCCTGCCGATTATTTTCTGGCCCGGGGTGGTCGGCGAGTTTATGCGCTATCTGCCGGTTACCGTATTTTCGGTACTGGCGGGATCCCTGATCTACGCGCTCTTCTTCGCGCCGGTGCTGGGGTCCGTGTTCGGCAAAAGCACTATGGACATCAACATCCAGCAAGAGCTCAAGCAGCTGGAAAACGGCAACCCCACTGAAATGCGTGGAATTACCGGGCTCTATGCGCGCATGCTTGATCCGGTGGTGCGTCATCCATTTGCTTCTTTCGGTGCAACCGTCCTGGTACTGATCGGTATCTTTATTGCTTTCCGTACATTCAACCCCGGTGTGGAGTTCTTTACAGAGACCGAAGAGCAGTATGGCAATGTCGAGGTGCGGGCCCAGGGGAACCTCTCGCTGGAGGAAAAGAAAGTACTGGTGGCGCAGGTCGAATCTGCGGTAATGCAGGTGCCGGAGGTGCGTGTGGTGTATTCGTCCATCGGCTCCGGGGGAATTTCCGGGAATACCGAAAAATCCCCGGACCAGATCGCCAATCTGCTCGTGGAGCTGCAGCCGTCGATGGAGCGGGAGCGCAAAAGCCGGGAAATTTTTGCTGATATCCGTCAGCGCACTGCGAACTTTGCCGGGATCAAAACCAGTGCCAACCCGTTTGAAGGTGGGCCGCCGGTGGGCAAGGATATCGTGCTCGAATTGCGCAGCCGTGACTACGACCGCTTGCTGGCTGAAACCTGGCGTTTGCATCGGGCGATGGCTTCCGAGTTCGGTGGCCTCAGGGATATCGTCAACACCGCCCCCCTGCCGGGAATCGAGTGGGAGGTCCGCGTGGACCGGGCCAAGGCCGCTTTGTACGGTGCGGACCTGACGGGTGTTGGCCGGGCGGTGCAGCTGGTAACCAACGGCGTATTGATGGCGGAGTACCGCCCGGATGATTCCGATGAAGAAGTGGATATCCGTATCCGCTACCCGGATTACGCGCGGGGCATCACCGCGCTGGATGAACTCAAGGTAAATACCCCCGGCGGTGCGGTTCCGGTCAGTAGCTTTGTGCGTACCGAGGCCGGGCCCAAGGTGGACAAGATCGAGCGTATCGACGGTATCACCCGCATGCAGCTCAAAGCAGACGTGGAAGATGGTGTACTGGCGGACGACAAGGTGCGGGAAATCCGCGAGTGGCTCACGCAACACCCGGTTGATGACCAGGTCGAACTGCTGTTCCGTGGTGCAGATGAAGATCAGAACGAGTCGCTGGTGTTTCTGCTGGGCGCCTTCCTGCTCTCTCTATTCCTGATGTTTATTCTGCTGGTGACCCAGTTCAACAGCTTTTATCAGTCCGCATTGATTCTGTCATCGGTAATCATGTCGACTGCTGGCGTGATGCTGGGGCTGACCCTGACCCAGAGTACTTTCAGTGTGATCATGACCGGTGTGGGGATAGTTGCGCTGGCGGGAATCGTGGTCAACAACAACATCGTGCTGATCGATACCTACAACTATGTGCGAAAGGCTGAGCCGGAACTGGGGCATGGCGCCGCGGCGGTGAAGGCGGCTGCACAGCGACTGCGGCCAGTATTTCTCACCACGGCAACGACCATTCTCGGCCTGCTTCCCCTGGCGCTGGGGGTGAGCGTGGATATGGTAGGGCGCACGGTGGTGGTCAACGGGGTGATTGCGTCATTCTGGGTAAAGCTCGCCAGTGCGATTGTTTACGGGCTGTCTTTCTCTACCTTGCTGACTCTCATTGTTACTCCGGTGATGTTGGCACTGCCGCCGGCACTGGCTGATATAGTTCGAAAGGTCCTATCCTTGCGGTTACGCGAGAAGTCTCAGGCCTGA
- a CDS encoding methylglyoxal synthase — protein MDYIDQPIAAQKRIALVAHDNRKAALIEWCRQHRGILEQHHLLGTGTTGSKIEAATGMPVEQLFSGPMGGDQQLGARICQGEVDILVFFWDPFEPMPHDPDVKALLRIAAVWNIPVACNASSADMMIHSELMTRSFPRQVPDYQGYLAARKDELAV, from the coding sequence GTGGATTATATTGATCAGCCGATTGCCGCGCAGAAGCGCATTGCACTGGTAGCGCATGACAATCGCAAGGCCGCATTGATCGAGTGGTGTCGTCAGCATCGCGGCATACTCGAGCAGCACCACCTGCTGGGTACCGGGACCACTGGCAGCAAGATCGAGGCCGCCACCGGTATGCCGGTGGAGCAGTTGTTCAGCGGCCCTATGGGGGGCGACCAGCAGCTCGGAGCCAGAATTTGCCAGGGCGAGGTGGATATCCTGGTATTTTTCTGGGATCCCTTCGAGCCGATGCCCCATGACCCGGACGTCAAGGCGTTGCTGCGGATTGCCGCGGTATGGAATATTCCGGTGGCCTGTAATGCCAGCAGTGCCGATATGATGATCCATTCCGAGCTGATGACCCGGAGTTTCCCCCGGCAAGTACCTGACTATCAGGGCTATCTGGCGGCGCGAAAGGACGAATTGGCTGTGTGA
- a CDS encoding biopolymer transporter ExbD, protein MSRRRGKAVEEEKADIDLTPMLDVVFIMLIFFIVTASFVKEKALDVNVPDPDQTEQTPPDPDKQNILITVNSADEIWMGQNRIDSRAVRARIAQMFAENPQAIVIVRAHNKSSADTYVTIADAAKEVNPNIQVSLVPFDDKR, encoded by the coding sequence ATGAGTAGACGACGCGGTAAGGCCGTAGAAGAAGAAAAGGCCGATATTGACCTGACGCCCATGCTGGACGTTGTGTTTATCATGCTGATCTTCTTTATCGTGACGGCATCCTTCGTAAAAGAGAAGGCGCTGGACGTGAACGTGCCGGATCCTGATCAGACTGAACAGACTCCGCCCGATCCCGATAAGCAGAATATCCTGATTACAGTGAACTCTGCCGACGAGATCTGGATGGGCCAGAACCGCATTGACAGCCGTGCTGTACGTGCCCGTATCGCACAGATGTTTGCGGAAAACCCGCAGGCCATCGTGATTGTACGTGCGCACAACAAATCCAGCGCGGACACTTATGTGACCATCGCCGATGCGGCGAAAGAGGTGAACCCGAACATTCAGGTTTCACTGGTACCGTTCGACGACAAGAGATAA
- a CDS encoding tryptophan 2,3-dioxygenase yields the protein MTVTYSSYLKVDDLLKCQQPLSEGPEHDELLFIVIHQSYELWFKQLLHELDFLVRLFNAGERNRALHTLKRVDAIYRTLIQQVDILETLTPLEFMSFRDRLSTASGFQSYQFRELEFLYGAKDAKKLENYEPGSEHYQRLQKRLQAPTLWDAFLRFLAHEGHEIPTAVLERDFSQVAATSSAVQKVLIDVYRNDPLVSDICEALVDIDTSLQQWRYRHVKMVERTIGSKMGTGGSSGVGYLQSTLFKPVFPDLWAIRSEF from the coding sequence ATGACCGTGACTTACAGCTCCTACCTCAAGGTAGACGACCTACTCAAATGCCAGCAGCCCCTGTCTGAAGGCCCGGAGCACGACGAACTGCTGTTTATCGTGATTCACCAGAGCTATGAGCTCTGGTTCAAACAGCTGTTACACGAGCTGGACTTCCTGGTGCGTCTTTTCAATGCCGGAGAGCGCAATCGCGCCCTGCACACACTGAAACGGGTAGATGCCATCTACCGCACACTGATCCAGCAGGTGGATATCCTCGAGACACTGACTCCGCTGGAGTTCATGTCATTTCGCGACCGCCTCTCCACCGCCAGTGGCTTCCAGTCCTACCAGTTCCGCGAGCTGGAGTTCCTGTACGGCGCGAAAGATGCGAAGAAGCTGGAGAATTACGAGCCGGGCTCAGAGCACTACCAGCGCTTGCAGAAACGCTTGCAGGCACCGACCCTGTGGGACGCTTTCCTGCGCTTCCTCGCACACGAGGGGCACGAAATACCGACAGCGGTACTGGAGCGTGACTTCAGCCAGGTCGCAGCAACGTCCAGCGCCGTACAGAAGGTACTGATTGACGTGTACCGGAATGACCCGCTGGTAAGCGACATCTGCGAGGCACTGGTGGATATCGACACATCCCTGCAACAGTGGCGTTACCGGCACGTAAAGATGGTGGAGCGCACCATCGGCAGCAAAATGGGCACCGGCGGCTCCAGTGGCGTGGGCTACCTGCAGAGCACCCTGTTCAAGCCCGTATTCCCGGACCTGTGGGCCATCCGCTCCGAATTCTGA
- a CDS encoding enoyl-CoA hydratase, with protein MQSTCAEIQAQVSDRVLEITINRPERKNALTMAMYSAMAELLNSAANDPGIRVVILTGTGGAFTSGNDLADFLGGSATGEESPVFQFMMALYNFPKPVVASVSGPAVGIGTTMLLHCDLSIADDDAVFQMPFVNLGLCPEYCSSFLLPRIMGQAKASELLLLGKKFDAHTAADVNILNEVVYSGEALSRAREYARELAQKAPEAVRLSKKLLRQGTMENGLAVIREEAGHFQKRLQSDEFREAATAFMEKRPADFSKFD; from the coding sequence ATGCAGAGTACATGTGCAGAAATTCAGGCCCAGGTATCCGACCGGGTACTGGAAATCACCATAAACCGGCCAGAGCGCAAAAATGCGCTGACCATGGCCATGTACTCAGCCATGGCGGAGCTGCTTAATAGTGCCGCCAATGACCCCGGTATCCGGGTTGTTATCCTGACCGGTACTGGCGGAGCTTTCACCAGCGGTAACGACCTGGCGGATTTCCTTGGCGGTTCTGCGACCGGAGAGGAGTCACCGGTATTCCAGTTCATGATGGCCCTGTACAACTTCCCCAAACCGGTTGTGGCTTCGGTCAGTGGCCCGGCAGTGGGTATCGGCACTACCATGCTGTTGCACTGCGACCTGTCCATCGCCGATGACGACGCGGTGTTCCAGATGCCGTTCGTAAACCTGGGGCTGTGTCCGGAGTACTGCTCCAGCTTCCTGCTGCCGCGGATCATGGGGCAGGCGAAGGCCTCTGAGCTGTTGTTGCTGGGCAAGAAGTTCGACGCGCATACGGCAGCGGATGTAAATATCCTCAATGAAGTTGTGTACTCCGGCGAAGCGCTCAGCCGCGCGCGGGAATACGCTCGCGAGCTCGCGCAAAAAGCACCGGAAGCGGTGCGCCTGAGTAAAAAGCTGCTGAGGCAGGGAACCATGGAGAACGGGCTTGCGGTTATTCGGGAAGAGGCCGGGCATTTCCAGAAGCGATTGCAGTCGGATGAGTTCCGCGAAGCAGCCACAGCGTTTATGGAAAAGCGTCCCGCAGACTTCTCAAAATTTGACTGA
- a CDS encoding diguanylate cyclase — MTTSLISPAVSAVLRVTILLISLLLPVAAHTEASAVTPVSPIAIGTVESGDQRTGQQAIWHDVSGTADLADARQALAEGGFQPLPGAGSTGLQKGSYWSYFALVNPTEKSVPLNLEYVDHQVIRLQAFARRPASGPGGEAGFEPIVELVMGEAFSKRPVFHNRFVVPVTLAPGETVEFLVRFDSEEAGFVFPSMRIWSPQKLSQSHTGETAIVAFLFGGIALISLFSLIVGMTTGESSFFAYFVYGLSKIVAWGTILGFTHQYLLRDSFHWSYMSATGAVSILCGVIFDRLFLQTRKYTPRLDYILILMMVNATVLLVSALLQVKAVALISITLALLLYPASTVIALVRWRQGSSEAAVFAVGWTLLLMGLFYQALRDLGLVEHNLVNYYLPPLSSFIEMVTIMAAMGLKLRRVRLQGLESERQYRRHLEESKVKLEGQVRARTEELEKAKLQAEMEARTDPLTGVRNRRSFLAEAELCIKRAERKGEPISLLMFDIDHFKSINDNHGHGVGDEALRLFSQTIQTKIRETDVFGRLGGEEFALLLTETKPDSLYTAERLRDNIASVRLSCLDGFIQFTSSIGVAHGVPGDPVEKLLRQADRALYCAKERGRNIVVEYHPEQEPHGAAMSAQPRMEIADEPETESNLTAPSPEPA; from the coding sequence ATGACGACATCTCTAATTTCCCCGGCTGTTTCTGCGGTATTGCGGGTCACTATCCTGTTGATTTCCCTGCTGCTGCCTGTAGCCGCCCATACTGAAGCGTCTGCGGTAACCCCGGTGTCGCCCATTGCGATCGGTACGGTTGAGAGCGGTGATCAACGGACTGGGCAGCAGGCCATCTGGCACGACGTCAGCGGTACGGCGGATCTGGCTGATGCACGGCAGGCACTGGCAGAGGGGGGCTTTCAACCACTGCCGGGTGCGGGTTCGACAGGTCTGCAGAAGGGCAGTTACTGGTCTTACTTCGCGCTGGTAAATCCCACAGAAAAATCTGTGCCCCTGAACCTGGAATATGTGGACCATCAGGTGATCCGCTTGCAGGCGTTTGCGCGTCGCCCGGCCTCAGGTCCAGGGGGCGAGGCCGGCTTTGAACCCATCGTCGAGCTGGTAATGGGGGAAGCATTTTCCAAACGCCCGGTATTCCACAATCGTTTTGTGGTACCGGTAACTCTGGCGCCAGGGGAAACCGTGGAATTCCTGGTGCGCTTTGACTCGGAAGAGGCTGGTTTCGTCTTTCCTTCCATGCGTATCTGGAGCCCGCAGAAGCTGAGCCAGTCCCACACCGGGGAAACGGCGATAGTGGCATTTCTGTTTGGAGGAATCGCCCTGATCTCCCTCTTTTCACTGATCGTGGGCATGACTACGGGAGAGTCGAGCTTCTTTGCGTACTTCGTCTATGGCCTGTCAAAGATCGTGGCATGGGGAACCATCCTGGGTTTCACCCACCAGTATCTGTTGCGCGACAGTTTTCACTGGAGCTATATGTCCGCCACTGGTGCGGTGAGCATTCTGTGCGGAGTCATATTTGACCGGCTTTTCCTGCAAACCCGCAAGTACACGCCCAGGCTGGATTACATTCTCATCCTGATGATGGTCAACGCCACCGTGTTGTTGGTCAGTGCTCTGCTGCAGGTGAAGGCCGTAGCGCTGATCAGTATCACCCTGGCGCTTCTGCTGTATCCCGCTTCCACGGTCATCGCACTGGTGCGCTGGCGGCAGGGGTCCAGTGAAGCGGCGGTATTTGCGGTTGGCTGGACACTGCTGTTGATGGGCCTGTTTTACCAGGCGCTGCGTGACCTCGGGTTGGTCGAGCACAACCTGGTCAATTACTACCTGCCGCCGCTGAGTTCATTTATCGAGATGGTCACGATCATGGCGGCGATGGGCCTGAAGTTACGGCGGGTGCGTTTGCAGGGGCTGGAATCGGAGCGTCAGTACCGCCGCCATCTGGAAGAGTCCAAGGTCAAACTCGAAGGCCAGGTACGCGCGCGTACCGAGGAACTGGAAAAAGCCAAGCTTCAGGCGGAAATGGAAGCGCGTACCGATCCGCTTACCGGGGTTCGCAATCGCCGCAGCTTTCTCGCCGAGGCCGAGTTATGTATCAAGCGGGCGGAGCGCAAAGGGGAACCCATCAGCCTGCTGATGTTCGATATCGATCATTTCAAGTCTATCAATGACAATCACGGGCACGGTGTCGGCGACGAGGCGTTGCGCCTGTTCAGCCAGACGATCCAGACAAAAATTCGCGAAACCGATGTGTTTGGTCGCCTTGGCGGTGAAGAGTTTGCCCTTTTGCTGACTGAGACCAAGCCCGATTCCCTGTATACCGCCGAGCGGCTTCGGGACAATATCGCAAGCGTGCGCCTGTCGTGCCTGGATGGTTTTATCCAGTTTACTTCCAGCATCGGTGTTGCCCACGGTGTGCCCGGTGACCCGGTAGAAAAGCTTCTGCGTCAGGCCGACCGCGCCCTTTACTGTGCCAAGGAGCGAGGACGCAACATCGTGGTTGAATATCATCCGGAACAGGAGCCACATGGCGCGGCCATGTCAGCGCAGCCGCGCATGGAGATAGCGGATGAACCTGAAACGGAATCCAACCTGACAGCGCCCAGTCCCGAGCCAGCGTGA